The proteins below are encoded in one region of Bacteroidota bacterium:
- a CDS encoding glycosyltransferase family 2 protein codes for MNNKPFITLVIPAYNEEAIINDNINQVVEYLQKLDKYKWEIVLINDGSKDKTGEIADKLEHEFEFLRVIHHPVNLNLGRAIQTGFKNAKGEIIVVLDIDLSYSVDHIEKLVVRQIEAQADIVLASCYMKGGKVSNVPFKRAVMSKFANKFMRFAAQDKYYTYTSMVRAYKSTFIKTLNLKTRDYEINPEILYKGMILRARIEEIPAHLNWIKQEEIGKKRSSSIKLLWGVVSSLMSGFIFRPHIYFVATGVFTMIISLYIIVWILINTFQVYPEIVIENHYFDDIFTSAVATVFKERPYSFLVGGFTFVVSMQLLSLGFIALQNKRYFEEMFHLSTSIFKNLKNEKKHP; via the coding sequence ATGAATAATAAACCTTTTATAACTCTAGTCATTCCTGCATATAACGAGGAGGCTATTATTAATGACAACATTAATCAAGTTGTTGAGTACCTACAAAAGCTAGATAAGTATAAGTGGGAAATAGTTTTAATAAATGATGGTAGTAAGGATAAAACAGGTGAAATAGCGGACAAGCTTGAACATGAATTTGAATTTCTTCGAGTGATCCATCATCCCGTTAATTTGAATTTGGGTCGCGCTATTCAAACAGGATTTAAAAATGCGAAAGGAGAGATCATTGTTGTTCTTGATATTGATTTAAGCTATTCAGTTGATCATATTGAAAAACTAGTTGTACGCCAAATCGAAGCACAAGCTGATATTGTTCTTGCTTCTTGTTATATGAAGGGTGGGAAGGTATCTAATGTGCCATTTAAACGGGCGGTAATGAGCAAATTTGCTAACAAGTTTATGCGCTTTGCAGCCCAGGATAAGTATTACACTTATACATCAATGGTAAGGGCATATAAGTCTACTTTTATAAAAACTCTTAATTTAAAAACTAGGGATTACGAAATAAATCCTGAAATATTATATAAAGGAATGATTCTACGAGCCAGAATTGAAGAAATTCCAGCTCATTTAAACTGGATTAAGCAAGAAGAAATTGGAAAAAAGAGAAGCTCGAGCATAAAACTCCTTTGGGGTGTAGTTTCAAGCTTAATGTCTGGATTTATCTTTCGACCTCACATATATTTTGTAGCTACCGGGGTTTTTACCATGATAATTTCCTTATATATTATTGTTTGGATATTGATCAATACTTTCCAGGTTTATCCGGAAATAGTAATTGAAAATCATTATTTTGACGACATATTTACAAGCGCAGTTGCTACTGTATTTAAAGAACGCCCATATTCATTTCTTGTTGGAGGGTTTACTTTTGTAGTCTCTATGCAGCTTCTTAGTTTAGGATTTATTGCATTACAGAATAAACGGTATTTTG